A stretch of Ipomoea triloba cultivar NCNSP0323 chromosome 13, ASM357664v1 DNA encodes these proteins:
- the LOC116002347 gene encoding uncharacterized protein LOC116002347 — translation MKSVSSTVENNITFLEDELIWQPSTLGSFTFDTVQQSLVEEVPCILRNSEGLFIVALSFPLTASCALEAEALALAFAMRWCDLAARKPTLIQVDSSVLVHIILNHEAPIPWKIRQSIFTIRHLLSSWSSSIAHSYRETNKVADSLASFGCNLLSPSVFFTPISLPPSVISSLLYDWRGLLTPRLSS, via the exons ATGAAATCTGTGTCTTCTACCGTTGAGAATAACATCACTTTCTTAGAAGATGAGTTGATCTGGCAACCTTCTACCTTGGGATCTTTCACCTTCGACACAGTCCAA CAATCTCTTGTGGAGGAGGTGCCATGCATCCTACGAAACTCTGAAGGTTTGTTTATTGTTGCATTATCTTTTCCCCTTACAGCCTCCTGTGCACTAGAAGCGGAAGCTCTTGCTCTTGCCTTTGCTATGAGATGGTGTGATCTGGCAGCTCGTAAACCAACTCTCATTCAAGTGGATTCCTCGGTTCTTGTCCATATCATTCTTAATCACGAAGCTCCAATCCCATGGAAGATTCGACAATCAATTTTCACCATTAGACATTTGCTCTCGTCATGGTCATCTTCAATTGCTCACTCATATAGAGAAACAAACAAGGTTGCAGATTCTTTAGCTTCTTTTGGTTGTAATCTCCTTTCTCCATCTGTTTTTTTCACCCCCATCTCTTTACCTCCTTCTGTTATCTCTTCTCTTTTGTATGACTGGAGGGGTCTTTTGACCCCAAGATTATCCTCCtaa
- the LOC116002346 gene encoding probable protein phosphatase 2C 55 translates to MVVIMKRKHSSKPSTRVSLQTREDKGLAQRSTTKMVADVFYIPKYNPAKPLGEDSHFIFSEAQTIGVADGVGGWAKKGIDAGAYARELMYNAIQSVRHQRNTVGSVDPMTALDEAYADTDVDGSSTACILTLVDDCAIAVNVGDSGFAVLRGGRTVFRSPPQQTRFNCPVQLGKTRGDPTAAEKFEVKVKPGDIIVMATDGLFDNVYEFELLDLVYGADDKKSPLKKPPMNLARKIARYALKNSLNADFLSPFSEGYRIAGINEHAIGGKYDDITVIVAYIQ, encoded by the coding sequence ATGGTGGTCATAATGAAAAGAAAGCATTCATCAAAGCCTAGTACTAGGGTTTCTCTCCAAACCCGAGAGGACAAGGGCTTGGCCCAGCGGAGCACAACCAAAATGGTCGCTGACGTGTTCTATATACCCAAATACAATCCGGCGAAGCCTCTCGGAGAAGACTCCCACTTTATCTTTTCGGAGGCACAGACGATCGGCGTGGCTGACGGCGTCGGCGGCTGGGCAAAGAAAGGCATTGACGCCGGAGCGTACGCTAGAGAGCTGATGTATAACGCCATCCAATCCGTCCGTCATCAGAGAAACACAGTTGGCAGTGTGGACCCCATGACAGCCCTCGACGAAGCCTACGCGGACACTGACGTGGACGGCTCATCCACGGCGTGTATCTTGACGTTAGTTGACGACTGCGCAATCGCCGTTAACGTAGGCGACAGCGGCTTCGCTGTCCTACGTGGCGGCCGAACCGTCTTCCGCTCCCCGCCTCAGCAGACCCGGTTCAACTGCCCGGTTCAGCTGGGGAAAACGAGAGGCGACCCGACCGCCGCCGAGAAATTCGAGGTGAAGGTGAAACCGGGAGATATCATCGTAATGGCGACGGATGGATTGTTCGACAACGTTTATGAATTCGAGCTTTTAGATTTGGTTTACGGAGCTGACGATAAGAAGAGTCCGCTGAAGAAGCCACCGATGAATTTGGCGAGGAAGATTGCACGGTACGCGCTTAAGAATTCCCTCAACGCAGACTTCCTTTCTCCATTCTCTGAGGGGTATAGGATCGCCGGAATCAACGAGCATGCCATCGGCGGCAAGTACGATGATATAACAGTGATAGTTGCTTATATTCAATAA